The Oryza brachyantha chromosome 7, ObraRS2, whole genome shotgun sequence genomic interval CTGATGCCTATTAAGATTTCGTAATTTGTTTGCGCAATATCTAGCTTGAGGCAACAATGTTCAGTACGGATACCCACCATATAGTCTGAACTCAATGGTGCAAGTAAGTTTAGATGTTTTGTGCACGGTCATGTTCAACAACCAGATAATACTGAACCAACTGATAATGAATACTGATCTATTTGGTACCGACAACTCTGGAAACTGCATCAGTATATCCAGAATGCAAGCATGAATCAAAATTATGCTAGCTTTGTACTCATATTACTTCGAAGACAAAGACAAACACTAAACTGAATGCAAGTATACATTATACAgcaattgatattttctatagaaagacAGTATCACTTAAAAATCTTCTCCAAAGATCACAcgtacaaaaattaatttttgaacTTCAGTAACTTCCTTACTAGTTGAGGATAACATTccgaacaaaaaaataaaataaaattgagaCATTCAACACTATgaattatcaaaataaataaataaatcaacacCATGCAATGAAAAACATAGGCcaacaaaaaactaatgtaGAACTGTAGAAACATGAATTAAGCATTCAGCATTGAGTTTCCATTTGCAGTTTGATCTTGGAAGAATACGCAGTTGACGATCCAAATGAAGAAGCAGCACTCACTGGTTTAATGGGTATGAACATCTGGAGACAATGAATGCGTGGAAGTAGCTTGAGAAGCCCGTCACAGGTCGGATTGTAGATATTACACCATTCACCATAAAATGGGGAAACGATTAGCTGCTGGAGGCGCGGTATCTTGTTGAAGTTGACAAGACTTGGACAGTACCAATCTTGCCACCAGAGCGCCTCCAGATCCTCTGCGACAATGCAGGCCCCGTCCTGCGAGAACGAAGAACGGAAGCAATCGACTACAGCTAATTTCTTGAGTCTTGGAGCCTCTGCATTGAGCCTCCGCAGCCCACGCATGTGGAACAGATCCATCCAGATGAGATGCTTCAGCCTGAGCGTAAGGGAGGATAAACCACGAGCACAGTATACCTGTAGAACTTCCAAGAACGGCATCATGGTATCGTCCAGGGTGCATTCGCCATGGAACTGAACGTGATCCACGAGCAGCTTCCTGAGCTCGGCGAAGACACCCGGCGGCCGTAGCGATAGGCCAAGAAACCCCAGGCTCAGCCGAATAGTGGTGGCTCTCGTGAAGCAGGGGAGCTCGAACGCGCCTCTTTCCTCGACTATATCGTCGAGTAACTCCTTGTTGCGCCTCCGCAACGGAATCGAGGACCAGTTGCAGAAGCGAAGCTCTCCAGAGACGAGgagcgcggcgacgcggagccaggaggcggcggcgtccgccgTGGCGCCGTATGGGGAGGTGACGGAGAGCAGGCGGATGTCCGTGGCCCCGCGCTCGCCgtgggcggcgagggcgacgcgCACGGGGCTGGAGTCGTGGGGCCGGTGATGATGCAAGAAGAGGCTGCATACCCACGTCCAGACCCTGTGCCAGCGGCGGGATAGGACGTTggtcgtggcggcggcgtgggtgtCCCTGAGGCCGGCCAGAATGCGGGCGAGGAGGTCGTTGGACAGATCGCTGAGGCGGTccagccctcctcctccgtcacTAGCGGCGTGTACGAGAGCGGAGTTATCCCCATCACCCGGGACGTGGCCGGCGCTATCGCCTTCTCCGCCGCGGTCGCGCCTGTCGCCGTCCATGGGAACGGGATCGGGGGCGACCGTGGAGCTACCGCcatctccttcgccgccgccgacgtccatGGCCATGGGAACGGGATCGGGGGCGGCCGTGGAGCTACCGCCATCTCCTTCGCGGCCGTCGAAGGGGACGAGCACCACCATGGCGGTGGGGTTGGAGGAGGCGGGGtttgggagggagggagggttTGGAGGAGGGACAGAGGCGGTGAGGAGCGGAGGACTAATGTGGAAGACGAGGAGAACGGCACGCGTGCCCTGCTTTTATCCCAGCCGCTCGTTCGGAAAGCAACGGGCACGATGTGAACGGATTGCGCGTCGCGTGGGGCCATCGCCGAACGCCAATGCTGCCCACGTGTCCACGTCCAGCATGGACAAGTTAGGGGTCCACATGTCAGCAAGACTGCAAGAAGGGAAGAGAGACGTATGGGGAGCAAAGGTCGTATGTAAAAGAAATGCTAAAATACAATGAGATTTTTCTCAAAGACAGTCATGCACTGTTTagttcataaaattatttcctaaaaacatcgcatcaaatctttgatcacataaataaagaattaaatattaataaaaattaaaaccaaatACATAGTTACGAGGAAAATCATGATTatccataagtgttacagtaaccaatatgtgataataacggattaattagaatCAAAAGATTTTTGTCTCGCGGTTAACAGACggaatctaaattttattttataattagactatgttcaatatttcaaatgtATGACCATACGCGTCGATGTGacccaaaaaaatttgggaactaaacggggcctcaCTTGCCTACACCACGTTGTGGGTCTAGTCAAATCCTCTCAGTTTACGAATTTCGATTTCCCATTTTTTACGAATGTTCTCACCGACATatgtttttgtaattttatttaaatagtattattttctaaaaattcttCTAATtacttgtaaataaaaataaaaaatttaaaacttaatttttatataacaggttataaattatattcatttataaataagtcgTTTCGTGTAATCTTTCAAATAAGCCAAACTCCAAAGGAGGTCCTAGCATTTTAGGATGGAAATGTACGTACGAATTCGTACGATACGTCTACGATTCAACCGTCGTCGCTGCGTTTTGCCGCTGTGTGCCGATCGTTTTTCCGTCACTGTGTTTTGCCGCTGGTCGTACGTACGATCGTCCAACGCATAGCGCTGCTCTTTTAGGATAGGGTTCATGACCAACAAATACACTGAAGCAATCACGTAGCGAGTAATCGAGTGCAAGACCAAAAACCATCTCAAAAGAAagacaaaaattaaatcagCTTGGTACCATCTTTTGGGCTTCGGCCTTGCTGATGCTAGCGGGCTAACCGGCCCGGCCGGCCCGTGCCATCATTCTTCAACAAAATCCATGGAGACTCTCCCCGTCCAGTGTACCCCGTACGGCCGTACGTGACAGCGTGAGGTCCACATGCCAGTTCAagctacaaaaaaaattgcaaaaccaGATAAACCCCCGtctccgcctccccctcccgcgcctccgcctccaccactcgctccgtccgtccgtccgtccgtcgcctccaccatgccggcctcctcccgccgaCCCTGCtcccccaccgccaccgcctccgcgtccCTCCCGCCGGATGCTCCACCTCCTCGCCATCCTCCGCCGCGACACGCTACGACTTCGACCCGCTCCTGAACTACCACTcctcccgctccgccgccgccccggggCTCACGTCCACGTCCCTGCCGACCTCCGTGCCCGTGACGGAGAGCAGGCTGGCGACTTCGTACGCGGCCGTGCCAGCGCACCTCCTCGCGTCCTACTCGCACCTCCTCGCGTCGCTGCTCAACACGCGGGACCCGCCCGACGCCGCGCTCCTCGAGCACCTCCTTGGCAATCTCAGGGAGTCGCGCCTCGAGCCGGACGCGCCCCTCTTCTCCGACCTCATCTCCGCCTTCGCGCGTGCACATCAAGGGCAAAGCAAACCAGAAATTCAGAGCTGCTCTGTTCACCAATTCTCACACTTAGCTTCAGCGTTGAGTTCTGACAAACTAAGCAGCAGGCTTACACCGCACCATACTCGACATAAATTGCGCATCCCAATATTGCAAATGCTGAAATTTTCTCATGACGGCAAACTACAATGGAAGCTAAGTTTCTCTGTTCCTCTGTTTACAGCACAGCCGGATCAAAACTTGTCAGGTACATCAAGGGCCAGTAGTCAATAAAGCTCTAGCTCTTCTTTACTTCAGATCAGTGTGGCTGCAAGGAGGGAGTGGCTTGACTCACTTCCACACAAGTCACTTGTCTTGCAAAACTCTGTACGAGTGCACGTAGAATCTCCATATCAGCAGAACGGTGGCAGGTTATTCTGATCGTCCTAAGTTCTGGTGCTACCCTGACTAAGACTCTCAGAAAGTCAAGATCATGTCTCTCTCCTCTGATGTTGAGGATCTCTACTTCTCTGAGCGACTTCAACGAAATGATCGTTTCTTTCCAGTTTGATGGCCGATCACAGATGCAGATCGGTGGACATGGATTATATACCTGGAATTACAGTTTCAGAAAAGGCAAATAGAGCTATTAATGAGAGTCATAATCTAATACGAGTAACTAAGAAAacttcattttatattacaaagCATGACATAAATTACTCTTCTGCCCAAACTTTCATAATCTTATTACATGGCCAACacattttatgatttaaagaacaatatgaaaaaaaaatgatcgaAGAGGGatataatgaaaataattatgagAACTTGTTCAGGAAAGGTCCTATCTATCAATTAACCTGATTTTGCCATTTCATAAATAGGGAAAATTTGATAACTTCCTACCTAAATGGACGGAGCATATGCATTTCCACTTGTGCAAGATTTATTACAGGTGCAGaaattagaattaaaaaacACGATCATTCAATATTTATAGGAAATATAATTACCtggaaattatttttgataattaaCTTCACTATACCAGTACACATTGTCAGAAAATGCAACACAGTAGCTCCATAAGAATGCCGAAGATGTATGAGTTTTAGGCACAAAATCCTAATGTTAGGGAGTCCGGTTATGCTTTCCTTCAATACCATGTCGGTAACTGAGTACTGTGAAATTGTAGGAGGTTAATTTAGTAAGGCAATCCCACAGAATATACAAAACTGACAgggaaataatcaaatatgtatCATAAAAGACCGTATTTTTGAAGAATAGTAATTCGGTTCAAGACTAGTAAAGAATAAGTAATTTAACTGATGCCTATTAAGATTTCGTAATTTGTTTGCGCAATATCTAGCTTGAGGCAACGATGTTCAGTACGGATACCCACAATATAGTCTGAACTCAACGGTGCAAGTAAGTTTAGATGTTTTGTGCACGGTCATGTTCAACAACCAGATAATACTGAACCAACTGATAATGAATACTGATCTATTTGGTACCGACAACTCTGGAAACTGCATCAGTATATCCAGAATGCAAGCATGACTCACAATTATGCTAGCTTTGTACTCATATTACTTCAAAGACAAAGACAAACACTAAACTGAATGCAAGTATACATTATACAGCAATTGATCTTTTCTAAAGAAAGACAGTATCACTTAAGAATCTTCTCCAAAGATCACACGTACAGAAATTAACTTTTGAACTTCAGTAACTTCCTTCTAGGTGAGGATAGCATtaccggcaaaaaaaaaaattgaggatATATTCAACACTatgaattatcaaaaaaaataattcaacaCTATGCAATGAAAACATAGGccaataaaaaactaaagtaGAAACATGAATCAAGCATTCAGCATTGAGTTTCCATTTGCAGTTTGATCTTGGAAGAATAAACAGTTGATGATCCAAATGAAGAAGGAACACTCACTGGTTCAATGGGTATGAACATCTGGAGACAATGAATGCGTGGAAGTAGCTTGAGAAGTCTGTCACAGGTCGGATTGAAGATAATTACACCGTTCACCATAAAATGGGGAAACGATTAGCTCCTGGAGGCGCGGCATCTTGTTGAAGTTGACAAGACTTGGACAGTACCAATCTTGCCACCAGAGCGCCTCCAGATCCTCTGCGACAATGCAGGCCCCGTCCCGGAAGAACGAGGAACGGAAGCAATCGACTACAAATAAATCCGTGAGTCTTGGAGCCTCTGCATTGAGCCGACGCAGCCCCCGCATGTGGAACAGATTCATCGAGATGAGATGCTTCAGCCTGAGCGTTAGGGAGGATAAACCACGAGCACAGTATATCTGTAGAACTTCCAAGAACGGCATCATGGTATCGTCCAGGGTGCATTCGCCATGGAACTGGACGTGATGCACGAGCAGCTTCCTGAGCTCGGCGAAGACACCCGACGGCGGTAGCGATAGGCCAAGAAACCCCAGGCTCAGCCGAATAGTGGTGGCTCTCGTGAAGCAGGGAAGCTCGAACGCGCCTCTTTCCTCGACTATATCGTTGAGTAACTCATTGTTGCGCCTCCGCAACGGAATCGAGGACCAGTTGCAGAAGCGAAGCTCTCCAGAGACGAGgagcgcggcgacgcggagcCAGGAGGCGGTGGCGTCCGCCGTGGCGCCGTATGGGGAGGTGACGGAGAGCAGGCGGATGTCCGTGGCCCCGTGCTCGCCgtgggcggcgagggcgacgcgCACGGGGCTGGTGTCGTGGGGCCGGTGATGATGCAAGAAGAGGCTGGATACCCACGTCCAGACCCTGTGCCAGCGGCGGGATAGGACGTTGGTCGTGGCGGCGGCATGGGTGTCCCTGAGGCCGGCCAGAATGCGGGCGAGGAGGTCGTTGGAGAGATCGCTGAGGCGGTcccgcccgcctcctccgtcACCGGCGGCGTGGACGACAGCGGCGTTATCGCCATCACCCGAGACGTGGCCGGCGTTATCGCCTTCTCCGCCGCGGTCGCGCCCGTTTCCGTCTACGGGAACGGGATCGGGGGCGGCCGTGGAGCTACCGCCATCTGCTTCGCGCCGTCGAAGGGGACGAGCACCACCATGGCGTTGGGGTTGGAGGAGGCGGGGTTTGGGAGGGAGGGTTTGGAGGAGGGACAGAGACGGTTAAGGAGCGGAGGACTAACGTGGGAGTCTTTTACCCCTATTGGTTATCTTTGTGCCATAGAAAACTTTAGAGACACCCATGACATAAATTTTCGTTTACCAATACGCTTTTGGATTGAGAAGAcataacggtgttaaatgaaGGTGTAAAAAGATGATTTTGCCGTTGTTAgtaaataaatggtcaaaataaatttagaacagtaaataaatataaaaaacagtaaaaaatttggaaaataacagaattaattttaaattaagaaataaGTAAGAAAATTCGTAATCAATTTATAAAATGTTCAGAAATTCACGAAAATTCAGGAAAATTGGTTcataaatccagaaaattgtAAATAGTAAAggaaaattcgtaaataaatcCAAGAAATTCGCAAAAATCAGGATAATTCAAAAGAATCAGAAAAATGCCCAAATtaacagtaaataaatatggaaaatcagtaaaaaatttagaaaatgacataattaattttaaatcagaaaataagttagaaaattcctaattaaattataaaatgtctAGAATTCAAGAAAATTCAGGAAAATTTGGCTCTTAATTCTGGAAAATTGTaagaaataaaggaaaattcgtaataaatccaaaatattCGAAAAGATcagaacaaataaataaaatatggaaaacaatagataaaatcaataaaattagTACTAAATTACTTAGGTCATatcattaattttaaattaagaaataaataagagGCTGGATACCCACGTCCAGACCCTGTGCCAGCGGCGGGATAGGACGTTGGTCGTGGCAGCGGCATGGGTGTCCCTGAGGCCGGCCAGAATGCAGGCGAGGAGGTCGTTGGAGAGATCGCTGAGGCGGTcccgcccgcctcctccgtcACCGGCGGCGTGGACGAGAGCGGCGTTATCGCCATCACCCGAGATGTGGCCGGCGCTATCGCCTTCTCCGCCGCGGTCGCgcctgtcgccgtcgccgttgccgtcCACGGGAAAGGGATCGGGAGCGGCCGTGGAGCTAACGCCATctgcttcgccgccgtcgaaggGGACGAGCACCACCATGGCGTTGGGGTTGAAGGAGGCGGGGTTTGGGAGGGAGGGTTTTGAGGAGGGACAGAGACGGTGAGGAGCGGAGGACTAATGTGGAAGACGAGGAGAAGAACGGCATGGCGTGTCTTGCTTTTATCCTAGCCGCTCGTTCGGAAAGCAATGGGCACGATGTGAACCGATCGTGCCCGCGCGCGTCGCGTGGGGGCCATCGCCGAACGCCGATGCTGCCCACGTGTCCACATCCAGCATGGACAAGTCAGGGGGTCCACATGTCAGGAAGACTAAAAGAAGGGAAGAGAGACATATGGGGAGGAAAGGTCGTATGTAAAAGAAATGCTAAAATACAATGacattttgcatttttatttaaatagtattactttgtaaaaaatactctaattacttataaataaaaattaaaattttaaaacttaattttagatttattttttcatcgtaatttattttacaatatttacttttaaatttatgtgaatatgcatataaacgGTTATACATtatattcatttataaataattcgTTCCGTGTAATCTTTCAAATAAGCTAAACTCCAAAGAGGTTGTACTAGCATTTTAACCCTTTAGGATAAGACCAATACACTGGGGCATGGATCGTCTGCTATATTGCATGTGCAGTACTACAGATAGACTGACAGACAGGTGGACCATATACCTTGtgggggcccacctgtcagtctgCAGTGCAGAGGATCTGAATTGAATACGCTGAAGCAATCACGCAGCAAGTAATCCAGCACAAGACCAAAATCCATTCTCAAACGAaagacaaaattaaattactagCTTGGTACCATCTtatggaattttttgaattttatttattaaataatttataactttaatttttgcatttcaaaaaatcacaaaactaacctctgCGGGaggaaaggtgacgtggcaaatgGGCTGCCCGCTCGTGAGGGATGGTCGCAAACGGCGGCGCAAGCTTTTTTGCATTTAGCCCCTTGCCACCCTTTGCAAGGGCGGCAAGGGGAAAATGAAATAAGGGCAGCCCAGCCAAGAGGTGAATGGAGGAAGGCAAGGTGgctattttgcaaaaaaaaaaaaaaaatccttccgTCTGTGAGGGTGAAAAGGGGCTAAACGCAAAATCGCTGAGCCGTAGTCATCGCCTGTTCTTGCTGTCCATTCGCCGTATGTCACGTAGACTTTCTGCCCTTCTAGAGGGTGGTACGAGGTTAGatctatgatttttaaatacacaatcaattttataaattacttaataaataaaataaaaaattcaaaaaattcccaTCTTTTGGGCTTCGGccttgctgttgctgttgctagCCGGGCCGGGCCGTGCCGTCTTTCTTCCACAAAATCCACGGAGACTCTCCCCGTCCAGTTTACCCGGTACGTGACAGCGTGAGGTCCACATGACAGTtcaagctgaaaaaaaaaaatcgcaaAACCAGATAaacccccgcctccgcctccccctcccgcgcctccgcctccaccactCGCTCCGCCCGTccgcccgtcgcctccaccatgccggcctcctccctcctcccgccgaCTCTGCtcccccaccgccaccgccaccgccactgcCTCCGTGTACCTCCCGCCGGCTGCTCCACCTCCTCGCCATCCTCCGCCGCGACACGCTACGACTTCGACCCGCTCCTGAACTACCTCTcctcccgctccgccgccgtcccgggGCTCACGTCCACGGCCCCGCCGACCTCAGTGCCCGTGACGGAGAGCAGGCTGGCGGCCTCGTACGCGTCCGTGCCGGCGCAGGAGTGGCACGCGCTGCTGAGGGGGCTCGCCGCCAGCGACGCGTCCCTGCCGCTCGCCTTCGCGCTGCTCCCGttcctccaccgccaccgcctctgCTTCCCGCTCGACCTGCTGCTGTCGTCGCTCCTTCACTCGCTGTCCGTCTCCGGGCGCCTGCTCCCGCACTCGCTGCTGCTCTCCTTCCCGCCCTCGCTCTCCGACCCGCcctcgccgctgctgctcaactccctcctcgccgcctccgccgccgcgtcgcgccccgccgtcgcgctccggctcctcggcctcctccgcgAGCACAACTTCCTCCCGGACCTCGCGTCCTACTCGCACCTCCTCGCGTCGCTGCTCAACACGCGGGACCCGCCCGACGCCGCGCTCCTCGAGCGCCTCCTTGGCGATCTCAGGGAGTCGCGCCTCGAGCCGGACGCGCCCCTCTTCTCCGACCTCATCTCCGCCttcgcgcgtgccgcgctccCGGACGCAGCGCTCGAGCTCCTCGCCTCCGCGCAGGCCATCGGCCTAACGCCACGTTCCAACGCGGTCACCGCCCTTATCTCCTCCCTCGGCTTGGCCAGGCGCGTCCCCGAGGCTGAGGCTCTGTTCCTCGAGTTCTTCCTTGCCGGGGAGATCAAACCACGGACGCGCGCTTACAACGCGCTGCTGAAAGGGTATGTGAAGATTGGGTCGCTCAAGAACGCCGAGCAAGTGCTCGATGAAATGTCACGGTGCGGAGTTGCCCCTGATGAGGCTACGTACAGCCTACTTGTGGATGCCTATACGAGGGCTGGGCGATGGGAGAGTGCAAGGATACTTCTCAAGGAGATGGAGGCTGATGGAGTTAAACCGAGTTCATATGTGTTCAGCCGGATCCTGGCAGGTTTCCGTGATAGAGGAGAATGGCAGAAGGCATTTGCGGTGCTCCGTGAGATGCATGCAAGTGGGGTTCGCCCTGACAGGCATTTCTACAATGTCATGATCGATACATTTGGGAAGTATAACTGCCTTGGGCATGCCATGGATGCATTTGATCGGATGCGAGAAGAAGGGATTGATCCGGATGTTGTCACATGGAACACACTTATTGATGCACACTGTAAGGGAGGCCGGCATGACCGTGCAATAGAGCTGTTTGATGAGATGCGTGAAAGCAAGTGCCCACCAGGCACAACCACATACAACATCATGATCAACTTGCTTGGTGAAGAAGAGCGATGGGAGGGAGTAGAAGCAATGCAAGCAGAGATGAAGGAGCAGGGATTGGTACCGAACATTATAACATATACTACACTTGTGGATGTGTATGGTAGGTCTGGCAGGTTCAAGGAGGCGGTTGATTGCATCGAGGCAATGAAAGCGGATGGCCTCAAGCCATCACCTACCATGTACCATGCCTTAGTCAACGCATACGCTCAAAGGGTGAGTTCTCTGCTGCTTAACTTCCCAGATGACTAGATAGGGAGGCAGGAGGCTAAAGTGACGCATGCTATACCCtgtttttctgaaattttcttCATGCTAGTCAATATCCCAATCAAGAAATATCACTGATTTGGGACCTTACTGACTTGTGCAGTAGTATGCTCTAGGAtttgattagtttttttagggGAAATCATATGATTGAGTTATTGTTTGCAAGTgctttacaaattaattttgcaatGCTAATATACTTTTTTACCAGATTAAGTGAGCTTTCAGATTAAAATAAAGACATTGATTCTCAACTCATAATTCATGCATGGAACATCTCCAGGGTTTAGCAGACCATGCGTTAAATGTTGTCAAGGCCATGAGAGCAGATGGCCTAGAGGCTAGCACGGTGGTTCTAAACTCCTTGATCAATGCTTTTGGTGAGGATAGAAGGATTGCTGAAGCCTTCTCTGTGCTGCAATTCATGAAGGAAAATGTAAGTAGTTGTGTTGCCATTGTGTTGCTATGTTATCCTACATCATATTACATCTGATCACATATCTTGGGTATTTATATGGTTCCCATGAAAACTCATATATTCTTCCTTTCGGGTTTTCAGGGTTTGAGGCCTGATGTTATAACATATACTACACTGATGAAAGCTTTAATCCGTGTTGAGCAGTTTGAAAAGGTATTGCACTCGTGTATTTCTTTTCCAATTGGATTTATTAAATTACATTGGCACATATGCTGAATCTATAAAATTGAGCTGGTTTGCTATCATAGCTTTCACTGTACTCAGATAACCAGAACAGCTTCCTTCATTCTATGGTGTTATAAATTGTCTAGTTTTCTTCTAGAAAAGTGTCTGGTATCCTTTGATTATCTAGACCTGCAGTTTCTAtctgatttaaaaataagatcCAGTAGAAAGCAATCATGATCTAAGGTGTTGCACCTTGTGTTTGCCGATAATGTAACAGGTTCCAGTTGTTTATGAAGAAATGATCACATCAGGATGTGCCCCTGATCGAAAAGCTAGAGCGATGCTGCGATCAGCTTTAAGATACATGAAACACATGAGGGTTGCATAGGAGATTTAGACAATTACTTATAGCTGATGCCTGATGGAAGCAAAATGTTTGTGCTGATGTTTTTTGAACAGTCGATTGAAGGGTTAGTATTTTCCCGATTCTTGCACTtcgttagattttttttccaaggcAATGATTTATCTACTTTTGCTGACATTGTCGGGTATGTCTTCCTCAGGTGAATCTCCATCTTCTGGTTTCTGTCTCTGCTCTTAAGCAAGCGAATTAATCACAAATACACAATATCTGCTTATCTTCCTAATCAGTAAGGAGGAGAAAAGTACAAGGTGATGACAGGAGCTTGGTATAAGAAGAAACTACATGGAATGTCTGCCGCGACTGCAAGATTATGGATATTTGGAATTGATATTGGCCAATGATTCTAACCTTGATATTTTCTGACACAATGAACTGTACCATGAcactcctattttttttaaggatattcacaaattgtatttagatgtacatttttttctagagTTTTTGAAGGGCAATACAAAAGAAATTGGAATATAAGTTTAATTACGTCAAAAGTAACATCCTGTTGGCATTGTATTTCCATTGACTGAAAATTCGTTCAATACATAAAAGGTTCAGAAATACCTTCAGATTATAAGAAAGGTTCAGAAACGGATGATAATATACTTAACATTAAGAACAGAATGCGGCGGAGCTAGGCCGGTTTGTCGGCGTCGGACAACCCtgataaaattcataaaatctCTATTAAAACATTGTTTTGATTCATGTTTTTCTATGCTATGCAATGAAGATGATTCCGACGATATTTTTAGCTGGCTTTGCCTCTATGCGTATTTTTAAATGGCTGACACGAAGATATTGTTACGACAGAAGGGAATGTGGGCAATGAGCAAGTTTCACACATGCTAACCATAAAGAGTCTCAGGCATGTTCAACAGTTCAAGTGATGTCTGAATAGAACAATTAGCAGTGAGAAATTATGTCAGTGCCACATATTTTGAACAAGATGTACGCAGATTCAATGTTAAAGAGCAGACAGCTAATTAACTATATTACATGTTTAAGAGTATCAGCCGGTAATAGGTCAGACATTAATACGGCATAGTGCAGGAAATT includes:
- the LOC102711085 gene encoding pentatricopeptide repeat-containing protein CRP1 homolog, chloroplastic, giving the protein MPASSLLPPTLLPHRHRHRHCLRVPPAGCSTSSPSSAATRYDFDPLLNYLSSRSAAVPGLTSTAPPTSVPVTESRLAASYASVPAQEWHALLRGLAASDASLPLAFALLPFLHRHRLCFPLDLLLSSLLHSLSVSGRLLPHSLLLSFPPSLSDPPSPLLLNSLLAASAAASRPAVALRLLGLLREHNFLPDLASYSHLLASLLNTRDPPDAALLERLLGDLRESRLEPDAPLFSDLISAFARAALPDAALELLASAQAIGLTPRSNAVTALISSLGLARRVPEAEALFLEFFLAGEIKPRTRAYNALLKGYVKIGSLKNAEQVLDEMSRCGVAPDEATYSLLVDAYTRAGRWESARILLKEMEADGVKPSSYVFSRILAGFRDRGEWQKAFAVLREMHASGVRPDRHFYNVMIDTFGKYNCLGHAMDAFDRMREEGIDPDVVTWNTLIDAHCKGGRHDRAIELFDEMRESKCPPGTTTYNIMINLLGEEERWEGVEAMQAEMKEQGLVPNIITYTTLVDVYGRSGRFKEAVDCIEAMKADGLKPSPTMYHALVNAYAQRGLADHALNVVKAMRADGLEASTVVLNSLINAFGEDRRIAEAFSVLQFMKENGLRPDVITYTTLMKALIRVEQFEKVPVVYEEMITSGCAPDRKARAMLRSALRYMKHMRVA
- the LOC102710802 gene encoding uncharacterized protein LOC102710802; translated protein: MAMDVGGGEGDGGSSTVAPDPVPMDGDRRDRGGEGDSAGHVPGDGDNSALVHAASDGGGGLDRLSDLSNDLLARILAGLRDTHAAATTNVLSRRWHRVWTWVCSLFLHHHRPHDSSPVRVALAAHGERGATDIRLLSVTSPYGATADAAASWLRVAALLVSGELRFCNWSSIPLRRRNKELLDDIVEERGAFELPCFTRATTIRLSLGFLGLSLRPPGVFAELRKLLVDHVQFHGECTLDDTMMPFLEVLQVYCARGLSSLTLRLKHLIWMDLFHMRGLRRLNAEAPRLKKLAVVDCFRSSFSQDGACIVAEDLEALWWQDWYCPSLVNFNKIPRLQQLIVSPFYGEWCNIYNPTCDGLLKLLPRIHCLQMFIPIKPYSVTDMLLKESITGLPNIRILCLKLINLRHSYGATVLHFLTMCTGIVKLIIKNNFQVQIACPPICICDRPSNWKEPIISLKSLREVEILNIRGERHDLDFLRVLVRIAPELRRIRITCHRPADMEILRALVQSFARQVTCVEVSQATPSLQPH